The Alosa sapidissima isolate fAloSap1 chromosome 17, fAloSap1.pri, whole genome shotgun sequence DNA segment CCCTATGTGAGAACTCATGCTGAAGAATCTATCTGAGCAGCGGAGAGAATATGGATTTTTCATTGTGCCAGAAGTTCATATTTCCAAGGTTTATGCAATGTGTGAAATGTCTTGTAGAATTATATGACCGATTACCACATCTGTGAGTTACTAAATCGCGATGGAAACTAGTGAAACGTTTATTTATTCATCGGCTTTTTTCACCAGACAatcttctttttgttttgttttacaaagTTGCGCATTCTATAGTCACTTTAGGGTTTTGTCTGGTTTGTCTCAAACTGTTGCCCGTGCGTGCGCGGGCTTCGTTATTAAGCGCCTCCTCCTGCTTTGCTGATCCACGGTCACTTGCGAGCTGGGGCTGACCGAAGTCGAGGGCAAAATTACCCCCAAACTAGAATACCAGGTTCCTTGCATTACAGCAATGCTCGGTGACTATCCCTTCACAAATCCAGAGGAATAGATTCCATGACGAGTTGGAAGAAACACCGTTCGGAGGACAGAATAAAGAAGCGCGGACTGTCatgtaaaatatatagtttTTACCCTTCCGTTTTTATGTAGCCTATGCGAATGCACCCACTATTCTTTCCAGTTGCGTGAACTTACGGAATGGCACCGTCCAGTGCTATGCGTAAAACCGACGAAGTGGGTGAAGATGAATTACTTTTGATCAGTATTCTATACAAATGTTTTGTAGATGAAAAGCAATGCAAATGTAGTTTAACAATTCAGTTATGGAACTTGTAACCTGGTTCGTGACATCTTAGCAATGAAGACTTTGCATTCACTGGTTAGCCTACTTTGTCATTTTTTGCTTATCCGTCGTAATAATTGTACAACAGCTTTTTGAATGGATTTAACTTTGGCGATTAAAGTGGaaagtacagtagcctaaccttTGCATaacaacaatatttttttttcaagtgtcGCCTAAGGCACGGCGCAGGCGCTCTAACTGCTTGCTGTCACTAAAGCATTTTTCTTCACATTGGAAACTGTCACAAGTGACGTCAATCACCGAGAGCTGACCAATTAGAGCGCAGGGTGATTGTTTAGCTCCACGGGCTGCACAGCCTACCATGAATCTCTATTCAGTATATCAAAGCGTCCTGCTGCTGCCTCTCAACCGAATGGGATTCAATGTAGGCACTGAGATAGACTAAACTTTagagttttatttttttgtatttttttccttgcgattaaaatatatttgtcatcatcattattattttgcCTGCTGTCAAAGTTATTCTAAAATTAGGAGTAATGAGCGTGGATGCTTTGGGAAGCCCTGTGATGGACCCTACGTTTTCCAAACGGAACACAGCGCTGAGATTAGTTGACTTGGCAGGggctcaccaccatcaccatcatcaccaccatacCCCTCAGAGCGTGACAGGCTTCCCGGGGTTCAGCAGCCATCCACACTCAATGGCTCACGCGCACCCTGGGGAGATTACTGCGGAACCCCGCCTGGGGCCGAGTCCATTCGGGCCAGAACACATGGGGCACTCCGCGGCCCTCAAAATCAGCCCAGCCCATCATTatccccaccaccatcaccacaatCATCATATTGCAGGCCACAGTGAAGTGGTCTCCAGTCAAACGGGAGCTTTTGGCCCGGTGCAGGCGGCGACGGTCCCATACTCTATGTCTCATACGGCCCAGGCATTATCCGCAGGTAGGGATTTCCTCATACGACGAGATCTGACAGCTCAAGCCATGCCAGTGCTGACCGACCAGCCTACTGGTACATCCTCTCACCACGGAATGTTTGTCTCAACAACAGGTAGCTATCCGGGACACTATGGTCATCACCCCGATGCTGCGAACCATACCCTCTTCCCCGGACTTCATCACGAACAGCCTTCTAACGGAGCTCCAGGTGGCCAAGCACTGAGCGGACAAATACGGTTAGGAATACCTGGAGAAATGTATGTTAGATCTGATCACTTGAGTCAAGTGGCAAGCTCCAGGACAGACCCATTTGCTGCATCGCCTCTGCACAGCTACGGCGGTCTCAATCTGAACATGAATCTCAGCGCTCACCACCACGGACCAGGAGCCTTTTTTCGGTACATGAGGCAACCGATTAAGCAAGAACTGATCTGCAAATGGTTGGAACCGGAACACTCAGTGAAAAAACTATGCTCCAAAACTTACAGCACCATGCATGAACTGGTGACACATGTGACAGTGGAACACGTCGGGGGACCAGAGCAAGCAAATCATATATGTTTTTGGGAAGAGTGTCCTCGAGAAGGAAAGCCTTTTAAAGCCAAGTACAAACTTGTAAATCATATCAGAGTACACACCGGAGAAAAACCATTCCCGTGTCCATTCCCCGGCTGTGGAAAAGTATTCGCAAGATCGGAAAATCTTAAAATTCACAAAAGAACTCACACAGGTCAGTGACTTAACTTCTATTACGCCGCAGACGTACACATGTAGCCTAATTCTATTTTTTCGAATGTCACTGTCTTTCAAAGTTCCCTCAATGTACCTACGAATATGCAGGCCTAGACTTTTCATTTTGAACTTAATAAATGAAACTAAGATGGCTACAGTGAAACTTCAAATAGCCTCTAAACGAAGTCTATGTGGTTGGACAGCGTAATGATTTCAAATATAAACAGGAGAGGTGTTACAAATACAGAGGTGATTAAATATGCCATTAGTTTTGTGCTTGAAATATAGTCCTGTGGTAAATGGTAATCGTTACACAATCACAGAAGAATGTACGACTGGGCCACTTTTTACATCTGTATTTCTCTGCCCACAATTTGGCTTCTCGTGCTTAAAGTAAGAAATATAACTCCGCAAATATATTCACCTTACCTTGCTCTAGCTGTAGTGATTGTATTGTTCTTGTGCACAAACTAGGTTTAGGTTATGCAAAGCTGCGATTTAGCGGTTTTGGTGTCTCTGTTGAACAGCTTGAGTCACTTCAAATCAAAACATTAGACTATTTGACTCTTTGTGGCCTGTGATGGTTTCTGTAAAAGCTATGACAGTGGGTAAAATACAGTTATCTATCTGTACGTAAACACCCAAGTTCTGGTTCCGAAAGTGTGCTGCAGTATGCTTTTAGTCTGCGGTTTTGGTGTGGCTGACTAGTACTGTTGGTGGCTACTTGTTGCTATTCAGTTGTGTGTTCAGGACGTGTATAGAGAAGCTTATGGTGTTATGCATTTTCGGTATAAGTATATATTGGCAGTCCCTTGAGCCTCACTAATTAAATATATTGAGTGCATGCCACTTTATCATAGAAGTTAAGACCTGATTATATTTACGATAACAGATATTTGAGTTGGTTGTTGTTTAAACAGTAAAAGTTAGCCTACTTATACTTGTCTGGTGAGCAATAAGATTGTAGGATAATAACAGTAAAGGCCCGTCAAAAGTCACACAGAAGGCCCGTACAGTGCTGCACTCACTAAAACTGATGACACTTTTCAAGATATCTGCGTTGTGGAGTTGTTGTGGCTCATCAATGATTGTGGCGTAGCATGCAACAAGTCGATGACAAGACGAAACAATATTAGGCACCACCGCCAATGGGAGGTTGCAAGGCTATTTGAACGCATTTTGTTGTCTGCGGTCCATTTACCTCACCAACTGATGCTGCCCtgtgatttatgtattacttaaaCATTATTTGGACTTTTTCAGCCTAGACTTTGACAATAAGCATTTGCACACTTTGAGTGGGCCTAGCTTACCCTTGTGAGAACATGCAAGTGTGCTAAAGCTTGTGTTCAAACCAGTTCACATCATTTAGTACACCAATATTTACGTGTGCCATACTTTGCTGTTTTACAGCCTTTAAGAGAACTTGAGAGAACAAGTTCTGTGATGCCCTGGATTTTATCAGGAGATGGCTTGATAACACAGGACATTTTTGCTCCAATTATATCATGATGTGTTGGCTCCCCAGGGCAGAGGGGTTATTTTGCAGGCCAATTCAAATCTTTGGTTATGGCTGTGGTTTCCCAAGGGGCTCCTTCTCGTTTCTTGCTTGTTGTACAATAATATTCCTGATTGGCTCTAGCAAGCAAGCCAGCAGCTGAAGGTCAAATTGATATTCAGCACACAAGTGTAATTAGACAGCAGCTATTACATATTCTCACAAGGACATGGCTATCTTCACAGAAATCAGCATCATATGATTTGAatataggctaatttatttgGCACATAATTTAACCTGTCTGTGATTACCACACGCCCTAGAGTAAATAGCCTTATAGCCCGCTATAGCACTAGCACCTATGACTTTGATCCTGTAAATGGTGCTTTTGGACTACATCACGATTACATATTCACTGCCAACATAATCAGTATGTGCCATGTCTATGGTAAAAGGTGCAATGTTCGTTTAAAttatacttttatttttattaaataAATTGTATACACCGCGCAGTAGTATTGTCTCCAGGCTCTGTCTGATTTGGGTACAAAACGCATTTAGATTTTGTTAACTGTCtaactaggcctatatgcaAGATAACTCGTCAACTGTAATGACATATTTTTCCATCGATCAAATCTATAAAAGTCTTTCATGCACTCAATTTCTGTCACTGATTGTATCATTGGTGCTGTATATAAATCGCATTTCGACTTCTTTCCTCTCATCTCAGGCGAGAAGCCCTTTAAATGTGAGTTTGACGGATGTGACAGACGCTTCGCCAACAGCAGTGACCGGAAGAAGCACTCCCACGTGCACACCAGCGATAAGCCCTACAACTGCAAAGTGAGAGGTTGTGACAAATCCTACACGCACCCCAGCTCTTTGCGAAAACACATGAAAGTGCACTGCAAGTCTCCACCTCCGAGTTCTGGTTACGAATCATCGACTCCATCTCTCGTTTCACCCTCATCAGACTTGGGCCGGGAGCCAGCTCCCTCCTCACTGTCCGAACCTCTCTCCGCGTCTCAGCCAGCGAATCTAAGCGAGTGGTACGTTTGTCACAGTTCAGGTGCCAGCGGCTCCCAGACCCCTCCCAGCGGCTCCTCCACACCTGACCCTTCAGAGAGGCCTCAATACAGGAACCCGCCATGCAGGGACACATTCTAACAATAGTACGAGTAAAATAATAATTCTGAATGGAAAATGCATTGGATTCGCAattattttttgggggaagaGTCCATTTTCCAAGAtatcatcctaggccctacttGTCTAAACGCACTGGCATATCGACAAACAATGACACTGCCAATCCTCCAATTGAAATAGCCAGCTATCATGAGTGTTAATCTCTTATACAATGTAATGGTTACTCGTAAGCATGTGGCTGTATTATTTTGTAAATTCAGTTTAAACATCAATatctttttaatttatttttgaaTCTGACTTGGACATTTTTGTAATATCGAACCAAAGTGTTTCAATAGAACAAACTGTAAATTTGTATATTGCAACGTTTTAATGTGTACGTGTTAACGGTAATTTTGTATGGTTCAGTCTTTCAGCTATTTTGAAATTTTGCTACTATTGTttgtataaaattaatattTGAAATTGTTTAAATTTCATAACGAATTATTTCCTTCATTTGTGCTTTATCGAACTATTGACCTAAGCGTTGTTACTGTAATTGCTatgacaaacataacattcaaaatTATTGCAGTCATTGGTCAATGTTGGCATTTTGTGGTTTTGTAATACTTGTTAAGGTTtgttaataatacattttatgacAATTCGATCGACAAGATGGGACTCAACATGTGTATCAAACTGCCTTGTAATTTGTCAGTATTTTGAATAAATTGTGTactttaaattgaaattgagacTGCTTCCCAAAGTTCGAATCAAACTTGAtgaattgtaggcctataagatTTTGAttatggtagagagagagagagagagagagagagagagagagagagagagagagagatgacaggaAAATACTTTTCTAAAATTAAATAGTTTTAGTCACACTTCGACGTCCCCGGATTTGCCGTGTTTTTAAAGGCAATACGCAAATGTGCACCTTACGTGTATTTTCATGGCCGAAAAATCCTCACGTGCTTGCCCCAGAACGCACCCAGTCCTCCACAAATACAAGTTGACAATACTGATTGTGCTACGTCTTACTTCGCTTCTTTGTGACTATTTTTCTTTACACCCAACATTTTTTTCCTTTATAGCTGGCCTATACTGGCTTTCATGCGGGGGTTATGCGGGCAGCATTTGATGAAAGGCTTGCATATTCCCATCCTGACTTCAAAGTTCTTTTTATACAAAGAGCCATTTCTTCACGACGGTGAATCTTCATGGTGAGTTAGGATTTCTATAGCGGTAGCTGAGTCAAACTCAAATAACGTGGGGCCGAAGCAGAGATCTCCAAAGCCTATTGTGAGGAGTGTAATATTTGCCCGCCCATGGGGTAGGAAATGATAATATATGTTTTTATTCACAAGAAGAAGCAAATGTTCTCCTACTTTTGTCACACTCTTCG contains these protein-coding regions:
- the zic4 gene encoding zinc finger protein ZIC 4 isoform X3 — translated: MAAPLWKTLTRQRWPLLQSSLSTSGYQEEPALETELKGEKPFKCEFDGCDRRFANSSDRKKHSHVHTSDKPYNCKVRGCDKSYTHPSSLRKHMKVHCKSPPPSSGYESSTPSLVSPSSDLGREPAPSSLSEPLSASQPANLSEWYVCHSSGASGSQTPPSGSSTPDPSERPQYRNPPCRDTF
- the zic4 gene encoding zinc finger protein ZIC 4 isoform X1 produces the protein MSVDALGSPVMDPTFSKRNTALRLVDLAGAHHHHHHHHHTPQSVTGFPGFSSHPHSMAHAHPGEITAEPRLGPSPFGPEHMGHSAALKISPAHHYPHHHHHNHHIAGHSEVVSSQTGAFGPVQAATVPYSMSHTAQALSAGRDFLIRRDLTAQAMPVLTDQPTGTSSHHGMFVSTTGSYPGHYGHHPDAANHTLFPGLHHEQPSNGAPGGQALSGQIRLGIPGEMYVRSDHLSQVASSRTDPFAASPLHSYGGLNLNMNLSAHHHGPGAFFRYMRQPIKQELICKWLEPEHSVKKLCSKTYSTMHELVTHVTVEHVGGPEQANHICFWEECPREGKPFKAKYKLVNHIRVHTGEKPFPCPFPGCGKVFARSENLKIHKRTHTGEKPFKCEFDGCDRRFANSSDRKKHSHVHTSDKPYNCKVRGCDKSYTHPSSLRKHMKVHCKSPPPSSGYESSTPSLVSPSSDLGREPAPSSLSEPLSASQPANLSEWYVCHSSGASGSQTPPSGSSTPDPSERPQYRNPPCRDTF
- the zic4 gene encoding zinc finger protein ZIC 4 isoform X2, whose product is MSVDALGSPVMDPTFSKRNTALRLVDLAGAHHHHHHHHHTPQSVTGFPGFSSHPHSMAHAHPGEITAEPRLGPSPFGPEHMGHSAALKISPAHHYPHHHHHNHHIAGHSEVVSSQTGAFGPVQAATVPYSMSHTAQALSAGSYPGHYGHHPDAANHTLFPGLHHEQPSNGAPGGQALSGQIRLGIPGEMYVRSDHLSQVASSRTDPFAASPLHSYGGLNLNMNLSAHHHGPGAFFRYMRQPIKQELICKWLEPEHSVKKLCSKTYSTMHELVTHVTVEHVGGPEQANHICFWEECPREGKPFKAKYKLVNHIRVHTGEKPFPCPFPGCGKVFARSENLKIHKRTHTGEKPFKCEFDGCDRRFANSSDRKKHSHVHTSDKPYNCKVRGCDKSYTHPSSLRKHMKVHCKSPPPSSGYESSTPSLVSPSSDLGREPAPSSLSEPLSASQPANLSEWYVCHSSGASGSQTPPSGSSTPDPSERPQYRNPPCRDTF